One genomic region from Epinephelus fuscoguttatus linkage group LG8, E.fuscoguttatus.final_Chr_v1 encodes:
- the LOC125893889 gene encoding endothelin-2 isoform X1 — protein MRERYKTVTELRHLQTNSSSSTLETAVTVRIIVSLQSFIRLSTMSTHTSVLLLITLWASMEDGLGLPVMKQVEVEVSDGVLTQRVRSKRCACSSPFDSECHYFCHLDIIWVNTPSKTTVYGLGSALSRRRRSTGRCTCANPDDQTCTSFCYQSPEITSPKRSVERHQPNILSILRAAARRSMRARDSPSQREDSR, from the exons ATGAGGGAGAGGTATAAAACAGTGACAGAGCTCAGACACCTgcagacaaacagcagcagcagcacattagAAACAGCTGTAACTGTACGGATTATAGTCTCCCTGCAGAGCTTCATCAGGCTATCAACTATGTCTACTCACACCAGTGTTCTTCTTCTCATCACTCTCTGGGCTTCCATGGAGGATG GTTTGGGTCTTCCAGTGATGAAACAGGTGGAAGTGGAGGTCAGTGACGGTGTCCTGACACAGAGGGTGAGGAGCAAGCGCTGCGCCTGTAGCAGCCCATTCGACTCTGAGTGCCACTATTTCTGTCACTTGGATATCATTTGGGTCAACACACCCAG TAAGACAACAGTTTATGGGCTTGGCAGTGCTCTGTCCCGGCGCAGGAGGTCCACTGGCCGCTGCACCTGTGCCAACCCTGATGATCAAACCTGCACCAGCTTCTGCTATCAGAG CCCTGAAATCACTTCCCCAAAGAGATCTGTAGAGAGACATCAACCCAACATACTCAGCATCCTAAG AGCTGCAGCCCGCAGGTCCATGAGAGCTCGGGATTCACCCTCTCAGAGGGAGGACAGTCGCTAA
- the LOC125893889 gene encoding endothelin-2 isoform X2 yields the protein MSTHTSVLLLITLWASMEDGLGLPVMKQVEVEVSDGVLTQRVRSKRCACSSPFDSECHYFCHLDIIWVNTPSKTTVYGLGSALSRRRRSTGRCTCANPDDQTCTSFCYQSPEITSPKRSVERHQPNILSILRAAARRSMRARDSPSQREDSR from the exons ATGTCTACTCACACCAGTGTTCTTCTTCTCATCACTCTCTGGGCTTCCATGGAGGATG GTTTGGGTCTTCCAGTGATGAAACAGGTGGAAGTGGAGGTCAGTGACGGTGTCCTGACACAGAGGGTGAGGAGCAAGCGCTGCGCCTGTAGCAGCCCATTCGACTCTGAGTGCCACTATTTCTGTCACTTGGATATCATTTGGGTCAACACACCCAG TAAGACAACAGTTTATGGGCTTGGCAGTGCTCTGTCCCGGCGCAGGAGGTCCACTGGCCGCTGCACCTGTGCCAACCCTGATGATCAAACCTGCACCAGCTTCTGCTATCAGAG CCCTGAAATCACTTCCCCAAAGAGATCTGTAGAGAGACATCAACCCAACATACTCAGCATCCTAAG AGCTGCAGCCCGCAGGTCCATGAGAGCTCGGGATTCACCCTCTCAGAGGGAGGACAGTCGCTAA